The following proteins are encoded in a genomic region of Cherax quadricarinatus isolate ZL_2023a chromosome 5, ASM3850222v1, whole genome shotgun sequence:
- the LOC138855478 gene encoding uncharacterized protein, translating into MKHLISTYVDGQLNNNQEYDIVRTISGVKARLGQGYVPRRSFSGDLTQVNVWDKPLSAQEVKSIAECQSDPKGNFISWEGGWTLQNITSYEVPLTKLCERDAGTTFFFFEESPYHVADYLCLALGSQLPMNYDEVMTAIKIAKTSPFNLGTCYSDYWLAINDVEEEGVWKSAGIPVTNMSSVGWGPQEPNGLHYENCAAAIEWGVSDIDCKTNAKCSVCNIQEQQRFSFLGTCENELRNVFLTAFQYNVSELVFVGYGAYHIQKEEGVWTWVNHVTNQTIAEMEEFFPDYPMGRRFWRLQQPVCGQKPGGRRLLLLSPCLFDQFTCDDATCIPLHKRCDLKYDCRDNTDEVDCELVAFPKDYQNHLPPRAGGREERSLPIVLTIDVDFLAVRTMEMVMDLSYELALTWVDNRLKYQNLKVNNTLNILPDETMHKLWSPEVAFVNTNGNQHTLLDSDTTMLVDRHGEPIGRDEAAPAEVDIFSGEINTLTTKRKYGTVYMCDLDLVLYPFDVQECYMQLRITSATKSFLVFETQQSVVNISANKLLLEYEVGMVTLLHGSSRMYSEVRVRVPLTRRSGYAILTIYIPTLVLLVVSYITLFFRPTIFDTRMMSALTVQLVIATLFSQVSASLPKTSYFKMVDVWLLFCIAITFLTIIFHVMVDNKVNRSGKPTVKASEQAMTPTNILVGRSRIPGKSTVFGVGSGWITFQTDEQKMVMATKITIPVVFLIFNLCYWIYILTY; encoded by the exons ATGAAGCACCTGATTAGCACCTACGTGGACGGACAACTCAACAACAACCAAGAATACGATATTGTTCGCACTATCTCTGGCGTGAAGGCTAGGCTGGGCCAGGGATACGTCCCTAGGAGAAGTTTCAGCGGAGACCTCACACAG GTGAACGTATGGGACAAGCCGTTGAGTGCACAAGAGGTGAAAAGTATAGCTGAGTGCCAGAGCGATCCCAAGGGCAACTTCATATCATGGGAGGGAGGTTGGACCCTCCAGAACATCACCAGTTACGAGGTACCCCTCACTAAACTCTGTGAACGAGATGCGGgcacaacatttttttttttcgaagaaAGTCCTTACCATGTTGCTGACTACCTGTGTCTGGCCTTGGGTTCACAGCTGCCTATGAATTATGATGAGGTGATGACTGCTATTAAGATCGCCAAGACTTCACCTTTTAATCTGGGTACTTGCTACTCAGACTACTGGCTTGCTATCAACGACGTAGAGGAAGAGGGAGTGTGGAAGTCTGCTGGCATTCCTGTGACTAATATGAGCAGTGTCGGCTGGGGTCCTCAGGAACCAAACGGGCTACATTACGAAAACTGTGCGGCAGCAATTGAATGGGGCGTATCTGATATCGACTGTAAAACAAATGCAAAATGTTCTGTCTGCAACATTCAAGAACAACAGAGGTTTTCATTTCTTGGGACATGTGAAAATGAACTTCGTAATGTTTTTCTCACAGCATTTCAGTATAATGTGAGCGAATTAGTTTTCGTGGGCTATGGTGCGTATCATATTCAAAAAGAAGAGGGTGTATGGACATGGGTGAACCATGTCACTAATCAAACAATAGCTGAAATGGAGGAGTTTTTTCCAGACTATCCGATGGGTCGACGTTTTTGGAGGCTGCAGCAACCAGTATGTGGGCAGAAACCGGGCGGACGGCGTCTCTTACTACTGTCGCCCTGTTTGTTCGACCAGTTTACCTGTGATGATGCAACATGCATTCCTCTACACAAACGCTGCGACCTCAAATACGACTGCCGCGACAATACCGACGAAGTGGACTGCGAACTTGTGGCTTTTCCAAAGGATTACCAGAATCACTTGCCGCCACGAGCTGGTGGAagggaagagaggagcttaccaatTGTCCTTACAATAGACGTTGACTTCTTAGCCGTGAGGACCATGGAAATGGTTATGGATCTGTCTTACGAGCTCGCCTTAACGTGGGTGGATAACCGGCTCAAGTACCAGAACCTGAAGGTGaacaacacactcaacatccTGCCAGATGAGACCATGCACAAACTTTGGTCGCCGGAAGTTGCTTTCGTCAACACTAACGGCAACCAACACACTCTACTGGACAGCGACACGACCATGCTGGTGGACCGCCATGGTGAACCTATTGGCAGAGATGAAGCCGCGCCTGCTGAAG TGGACATCTTTTCCGGGGAGATCAATACCTTAACCACCAAGAGGAAGTACggtacagtttacatgtgtgaTTTGGACTTGGTGCTCTATCCCTTCGATGTACAGGAGTGCTACATGCAGCTCAGGATCACTTCGGCCACCAAGTCCTTTCTCGTCTTTGAAACACAACAGTCCGTTGTCAACATCTCCGCTAACAAGCTTCTGCTGGAGTATGAG GTggggatggtaacactgttgcacgGGAGTTCGAGGATGTACAGCGAAGTACGTGTTCGGGTACCACTCACCCGTCGCTCTGGATACGCCATTCTCACCATCTACATACCAaccctcgtcctcctcgtcgtcAGCTACATCACcctcttcttcaggcccactatctTCGATACCAGGATGATGTCTGCTCTCACCGTTCAGCTCGTCATAGCCACCTTGTTCTCCCAG GTGTCGGCCTCATTACCCAAGACATCTTACTTTAAGATGGTGGATGTCTGGCTCCTCTTCTGCATTGCCATTACCTTCCTCACCATCATATTCCATGTCATGGTAGACAACAAGGTAAACCGCTCAGGCAAACCAACTGTGAAAGCAAGTGAACAAGCTATGACGCCCACCAATATCTTAGTGGGACGATCAAGGATACCTGGAAAATCTACTGTATTTGGCGTTGGTAGTGGATGGATCACCTTCCAGACAGATGAGCAAAAAATGGTCATGGCAACAAAAATCACAATTCCAGTggttttcttaatcttcaacttatgCTATTGGATTTACATACTAACTTATTAA